aatacctcataatgacatcaaaaacggaaatatcacatttacataagtattcagaccctttagtcagtactttgttgaagcacctttggcagcgattacagatgcAAGTCTTCTtcagtatgacgctacaagcttggcacacctgtatttggggagtttctcccattcttctctgcacatcctctcaagctctgtcagattggatggggagcgtcactgcacagctattttcaggtctctccagagatgtttgatcgggttcaagtccgggctctggctgggccactcaaggacattcagagacttgtctcgaagccactcatgcattgtcttgtctgtgtgcttagggtcgttgtcctgttgggaggtgaaccttcgccccagtctgaggtcctgagtgccctggagcaggttttcctcaaggatctctctgtactttgctctgttcagctttcccttgatcctgactagtctcccagtccctgtaaaacatccccacagcataattcTGCCAccatgtagggatggtgccaggtttcctccagacatgatgcttggcattcaggccaaagagcaatcttggtttcatcagaccagagaatcttgtttctcatggtctaagagtcctttaggtgccttttggcaaactccaagctggctgtgatgtgccttttactgaggagtggcttccatctggccactctaccgtaaaggcctgattggtggagtgctgcagagatggttgtccttctggaagattctcccatctccacagaggaactctggagccctgtcagagagaccatcgggttcctggtcacctccctgaccaaggtccttctcccctgattcctcagtttggccgggcagccagcgcTAGGAAGaatcttgttttttttttgctttgtcaattatgggctattgtgatgtcattatggggtattgtgatgtcattatggggtattgtgatgtcattatggggtattgtgatgtcattatggggtattgtgtgtagattgatgagggaaaaaataaatgtaatccattttagaataaggctgtaatgtaacaaaaaatgtggaagaagtcaaggggcctgaatactttcagaaagcCCTGTATACAAAAGACAGATCCGACTTTCAGAAGGGTTGAATGTGATGAGACCCTTAGAGCTCCACACCATCAGAGACTTGCCCTACTTTTCCCCTGACCATAACAAAACAACATTTTCCAGATAACTCTAGGTCCTCAAATACATTCCCTGGAGTATctaacattataaactgggtggttccagccatgaatgctgattggctgacggTCGTTCtacatcagaccgtataccacgggcaTGACAAAAcaatttatttttactgctctaattaagttggtaaccagtttataattaagcaataaggcacctcgggggttagtgatatatggccaatataccacagctaagggctgtgtccaagCACTCCACATTGCATCGtacttaagaacagcccttagtcgtggtatattggccatataccacacctcctcaggcctTATTACTTAATTATAACATTCTTCAGATAGATATCCTGGTTAcctcccaaatggctccctgttccctatttagtgcactacttctgactagGGCCCCAtagactctggtcaaaagcagtgcactatatagggagtagggtgccatttggtcacTGTTGGTCTACCTACCTTAGCACACTGCATGTGGTTGCAGCCTTCGTTCTTCTGAATAGGAGACTTGCAGTTGGCGCAGGGTTTGGCGTTTGACAGTAACCACAAGCAGTTGGCTGCATCTTCATAGGCTTCACTCACACCAGCCACTTCCCAGggggaaaaacaacaacacaacagacagCTAACTGGACACGACTCCTTCCACAGCATTCAGAGAGTGTTCCTACAACctacagagagtgtgagagagagagagagagagagagagagagagagagagagagagagagagagagagatacagagatacagagatacagagagacagagagagagagagagagagagagagagagagagagagagagagagagagagagagagagagagagagagagagagagagagagagagagagagagagagagagagagagagagagagagagagagaagagagagagagagagagagatacagagagagagagatacagagagagagagagagagagagagagagagatacagagagagagagagagatacagagagagagagagagagagagagagagagagagagagagagagagagatacagagatacagagatacagagagagagagagagagagagagagagagagagagagagaaaagagagagagaaaagagagagagagagagggagagagagagagggagagagagagagagagagagagagagagagagagagagagagagagagagagagagagagagagagagagagagagagagagagagagagagagagagagagagagagagagagagagagagagagagagagagagatagagagagagagagagagagagagagagagagagagagagagagagatacagagagagagagagagagagagagagagagagagagagagagagagagagagagagagagagagagagagagagacagagagagagagagagagagatacagagagagagagagatacagagagagagagagatacagagagagagagagagagagagagagagagagagagagagagagagagagagatacagagagagagagagagagagagagagagacagagagacagagagaagagagatacagagagagagagagagagagagagagaaaagagagagagagaaagagagagagagagagagagagaaagagagagagagagagagagagagagagagagagagagagagagaaaaaagagagagagagaaaaagagagagagaaacagagagagagagagagagagagagagaaaaagagagagagaagaaaagagagagagagaaagagtgtgtgtgtgtgtgtgtgtgtgtgtgtgtgtgtgtgtgtgtgtgtgtgtgtgtgtgtgaaagagagaaaaaagaaagaaagaaagagaaaaagaagggaaagaaaagagagagagccttTCGTTCCTGCCTgagaacctggagagagagagagagagagagtctgaaaaaaaagagagagtgtgtgagagtgtgtgtgtgagagagagagagaaaagagagagagagagtgtgtgtgtgtgtgtgtgtgtgtgtgtgtgtgtgtgtgtgtgtgtgtgtgtgtgtgtgtgtgtgtgtgtgtgtgtgtgtgtgtgtgtgtgtgtgtgtgtgtgtgtgtgtgtgtgtgtgtgtgtgtgtgtgtgtgtgtgtgtgtgtgtgtgtgtgtgtgttctctctaatagCCCATTGCAACCTGACGTTAATCGCTGCTTTTGAAACACTGTGTCTTTATTCTCTGGAAGGCATCctaattggcaccctattccctatgtagtacactacttttgaccaagtcGAATAGGACACATAGtctactacttttgaccagagccctatgtagggaatagggtaactTTTGAGAAAAATCACTGACTGAACAGAATGGAACCGCGCTAGCTTTTAAAGCCTGAACAAAAGCACTCGGGGAAACTGGTTTCAAAGCACAACAATAACGCCTTTCGTTCCTGCCTGAAACCTGGTGTAGTCTGCagctagcgtctgaaacctggtgttgcCTGTAGCTAGCGTCCTAAACCTGGTGTTGCCTGTAGCTAGCGTCCTGAACCTGGTGTTGTctgtagctagcgtctgaaacctggtgttgTCTGTAGCTAGCGTCCTGAACCTGGTGTTGCCTGTAGCTAGCGTCCTGAACCTGGTGTTGTctgtagctagcgtctgaaacctggtgttgcctgtagctagcgtctgaaacctggtgttgcctgtagctagcgtctgaaacctggtgttgcctgtagctagcgtctgaaacctggtgttgcCTGTAGCTAGCGTCCTGAACCTGGTGTTGTCTGTAGCTAAcgtctgaaacctggtgttgcctgtagctagcgtctgaaacctggtgttgtctgtagctagcgtctgaaacctggtgttgcctgtagctagcgtctgaaacctggtgttgcctgtagctagcgtctgaaacctggtgttgcctgtagctagcgtctgaaacctggtgttgcctgtagctagcgtctgaaacctggtgttgcctgtagctagcgtctgaaacctggtgttgtctgtagctagcgtctgaaacctggtgttgtctgtagctagcgtctgaaacctggtgttgcctgtagctagcgtctgaaacctggtgttgcctgtagctagcgtctgaaacctggtgttgcctgcagctagcgtctgaaacctggtgttgtctgtagctagcgtctgaaacctggtgttgcCTGCAGCTAGCATCTGAAACCTGGTGTTGCCTGCAGCTAGCATCTGAAACCTGGTGTTGCctgtagctagcgtctgaaacctggtgttgtctgtagctagcgtctgaaacctggtgttgtctgtagctagcgtctgaaacctggtgttgcCTGCAGCTAGCATCTGAAACCTGGTGTTGTCTGCagctagcgtctgaaacctggtgttgcctgcagctagcgtctgaaacctggtgttgtctgtagctagcgtctgaaacctggtgttgcctgtagctagcgtctgaaacctggtgttgcctgcagctagcgtctgaaacctggtgttgcCTGCAGCTAGCATCTGAAACCTGGTGTTGCctgtagctagcgtctgaaacctggtgttgTCTGTAGCTAGCATCTGAAACCTGGTGTAGTCTGCAGCTAGCATCTGAAACCTGGTGTAGTCTGCagctagcgtctgaaacctggtgttgtctgcagctagcgtctgaaacctggtgttgTCTGTAGCTAGCATCTGAAACCTGGTGTAGTCTGCAGCTAGCATCTGAAACCTGGTGTAGTCTGCagctagcgtctgaaacctggtgttgtctgtagctagcgtctgaaacctggtgttgcctgtagctagcgtctgaaacctggtgttgtctgtagctagcgtctgaaacctggtgttgtctgtagctagcgtctgaaacctggtgttgtctgtagctagcgtctgaaacctggtgttgTCTGTAGCTAGCATCTGAAACCTGGTGTTGTCTGTAGCTAGCATCTGAAACCTGGTGTTGTctgtagctagcgtctgaaacctggtgtAGTCTGCagctagcgtctgaaacctggtgttgcctgtagctagcgtctgaaacctggtgttgtctgtagctagcgtctgaaacctggtgttgcctgtagctagcgtctgaaacctggtgttgcCTGCAGCTAGCGTCTGAAACCCGGTGTTCCCCTGTAGCTAGCATCTGAAACCCAGTGTTGGCTGTAGCTAGCGTCTGAAGTGGTGAGGTGAGCAGGACTGAgccccaaattgcaccctattccctatatagggctcaagtcaagtagtgtactataaagggaatcgggtgccatttgagacacggGATTGGAGTCCATGAAGTTGAACAGTCCATCAATGGGTGGCAGATATCAAGCCGAGCAGCAGTGACTTGGATACAGATATCAAGCCTAGCAGCAGTGACTTGGATACAGATAACAAGCCGAGCAGCAGTGACTTGGATACAGATATCAAGCCTAGCAGCAGTGACTTGGATACAGATATCAAGCCTAGCAGCAGTGACTTGGATACAGATATCAAGCCTAGCAGCAGTGACTTGGATACAGATATCAAGCCTAGCAGCAGTGACTTGGATACAGATATCAAGCCGAGCAGCAGTGACTTGGATACAGATATCAAGCCTAGCAGCAGTGACTTGGATACAGATATCAAGCCTAGCAGCAGTGACTTGGATACAGATATCAAGCCTAGCAGCAGTGACTTGGATACAGATATTAAGCCGAGCAGCAGTGACTTGGATACAGATATCAAGCCTAGCAGCAGTGACTTGGATACAGATATTAAGCCTAGCAGCAGTGACTTGGATACAGATATCAGCAGTGACCTAGCAGCAGTGACTTGGATACAGATATTAAGCCTAGCAGCAGTGACTTGATACAGATATACAGATATACAAGCCTAGCAGCAGTGACTTGGATACAGATATCAAGCCTAGCAGCAGTGACTTGGACACAGATATCAAGCCTAGCAGCAGTGACTTGGATACAGATATCAAGCCTAGCAGCAGTGACTTGGATACAGATATCAAGCCTAGCAGCAGCAGTGACTTGGATACAGATATCAAGCCTAGCAGCAGTGACTTGGATACAGATATCAAGCCTAGCAGCAGTGACTTGGATACAGATATCAAGCCTAGCAGCAGTGACTTGGATACAGATATCAAGCCTAGCAGCAGTGACTTGACAGATTCAAGCCCAGCAGATACAGATATCAAGCCTAGCAGCAGTGACTTGGATACAGATATCAAGCCGAGCAGCAGTGACTTGGATACAGATATCAAGCCTAGCAGCAGTGA
Above is a window of Oncorhynchus keta strain PuntledgeMale-10-30-2019 unplaced genomic scaffold, Oket_V2 Un_contig_27604_pilon_pilon, whole genome shotgun sequence DNA encoding:
- the LOC127922907 gene encoding uncharacterized PPE family protein PPE21-like isoform X32 produces the protein MLATDNTRFQMLATDNTRFQTLATDNTRFQTLATDNTRFQTLATDNTRFQTLATGNTRFQTLATDNTRFQTLAADYTRFQMLAADYTRFQMLATDNTRFQTLAADNTRFQTLAADYTRFQMLAADYTRFQMLATDNTRFQTLATGNTRFQMLAAGNTRFQTLAAGNTRFQTLATGNTRFQTLATDNTRFQTLAAGNTRFQTLAADNTRFQMLAAGNTRFQTLATDNTRFQTLATDNTRFQTLATGNTRFQMLAAGNTRFQMLAAGNTRFQTLATDNTRFQTLAAGNTRFQTLATGNTRFQTLATGNTRFQTLATDNTRFQTLATDNTRFQTLATGNTRFQTLATGNTRFQTLATGNTRFQTLATGNTRFRTLATGNTRFQTLATGNTRFRTLATDNTRFQTLATDNTRFRTLATGNTRFRTLATGNTRFQTLAADYTRFQAGTKGVIVVL
- the LOC127922907 gene encoding uncharacterized PPE family protein PPE21-like isoform X29, encoding MLATDNTRFQMLATDNTRFQTLATDNTRFQTLATDNTRFQTLATDNTRFQTLATGNTRFQTLATDNTRFQTLAADYTRFQMLAADYTRFQMLATDNTRFQTLAADNTRFQTLAADYTRFQMLAADYTRFQMLATDNTRFQTLATGNTRFQMLAAGNTRFQTLAAGNTRFQTLATGNTRFQTLATDNTRFQTLAAGNTRFQTLAADNTRFQMLAAGNTRFQTLATDNTRFQTLATDNTRFQTLATGNTRFQMLAAGNTRFQMLAAGNTRFQTLATDNTRFQTLAAGNTRFQTLATGNTRFQTLATGNTRFQTLATDNTRFQTLATDNTRFQTLATGNTRFQTLATGNTRFQTLATGNTRFRTLATGNTRFQTLATGNTRFQTLATGNTRFRTLATGNTRFRTLATDNTRFQTLATDNTRFRTLATGNTRFRTLATGNTRFQTLAADYTRFQAGTKGVIVVL
- the LOC127922907 gene encoding uncharacterized protein LOC127922907 isoform X42 codes for the protein MLATDNTRFQMLATDNTRFQTLATDNTRFQTLATDNTRFQTLATDNTRFQTLATGNTRFQTLATDNTRFQTLAADYTRFQMLAADYTRFQMLATDNTRFQTLAADNTRFQTLAADYTRFQMLAADYTRFQMLATDNTRFQTLATGNTRFQMLAAGNTRFQTLAAGNTRFQTLATGNTRFQTLATDNTRFQTLAAGNTRFQTLAADNTRFQMLAAGNTRFQTLATDNTRFQTLATDNTRFQTLATGNTRFQMLAAGNTRFQMLAAGNTRFQTLATDNTRFQTLAAGNTRFQTLATGNTRFQTLATGNTRFRTLATGNTRFQTLATGNTRFRTLATDNTRFQTLATDNTRFRTLATGNTRFRTLATGNTRFQTLAADYTRFQAGTKGVIVVL
- the LOC127922907 gene encoding uncharacterized protein LOC127922907 isoform X35, whose amino-acid sequence is MLATDNTRFQMLATDNTRFQTLATDNTRFQTLATDNTRFQTLATDNTRFQTLATGNTRFQTLATDNTRFQTLAADYTRFQMLAADYTRFQMLATDNTRFQTLAADNTRFQTLAADYTRFQMLAADYTRFQMLATDNTRFQTLATGNTRFQMLAAGNTRFQTLAAGNTRFQTLATGNTRFQTLATDNTRFQTLAAGNTRFQTLAADNTRFQMLAAGNTRFQTLATDNTRFQTLATDNTRFQTLATGNTRFQMLAAGNTRFQMLAAGNTRFQTLATDNTRFQTLAAGNTRFQTLATGNTRFQTLATGNTRFQTLATDNTRFQTLATDNTRFQTLATGNTRFQTLATGNTRFRTLATGNTRFQTLATGNTRFRTLATDNTRFQTLATDNTRFRTLATGNTRFRTLATGNTRFQTLAADYTRFQAGTKGVIVVL
- the LOC127922907 gene encoding uncharacterized PPE family protein PPE21-like isoform X33 is translated as MLATDNTRFQMLATDNTRFQTLATDNTRFQTLATDNTRFQTLATDNTRFQTLATGNTRFQTLATDNTRFQTLAADYTRFQMLAADYTRFQMLATDNTRFQTLAADNTRFQTLAADYTRFQMLAADYTRFQMLATDNTRFQTLATGNTRFQMLAAGNTRFQTLAAGNTRFQTLATGNTRFQTLATDNTRFQTLAAGNTRFQTLAADNTRFQMLAAGNTRFQTLATDNTRFQTLATDNTRFQTLATGNTRFQMLAAGNTRFQMLAAGNTRFQTLATDNTRFQTLAAGNTRFQTLATGNTRFQTLATGNTRFQTLATDNTRFQTLATDNTRFQTLATGNTRFQTLATGNTRFQTLATGNTRFRTLATGNTRFQTLATGNTRFRTLATDNTRFQTLATDNTRFRTLATGNTRFRTLATGNTRFQTLAADYTRFQAGTKGVIVVL
- the LOC127922907 gene encoding uncharacterized PPE family protein PPE21-like isoform X26, producing MLATDNTRFQMLATDNTRFQTLATDNTRFQTLATDNTRFQTLATDNTRFQTLATGNTRFQTLATDNTRFQTLAADYTRFQMLAADYTRFQMLATDNTRFQTLAADNTRFQTLAADYTRFQMLAADYTRFQMLATDNTRFQTLATGNTRFQMLAAGNTRFQTLAAGNTRFQTLATGNTRFQTLATDNTRFQTLAAGNTRFQTLAADNTRFQMLAAGNTRFQTLATDNTRFQTLATDNTRFQTLATGNTRFQMLAAGNTRFQMLAAGNTRFQTLATDNTRFQTLAAGNTRFQTLATGNTRFQTLATGNTRFQTLATDNTRFQTLATDNTRFQTLATGNTRFQTLATGNTRFQTLATGNTRFQTLATGNTRFQTLATGNTRFRTLATGNTRFQTLATGNTRFQTLATGNTRFRTLATGNTRFRTLATDNTRFQTLATDNTRFRTLATGNTRFRTLATGNTRFQTLAADYTRFQAGTKGVIVVL
- the LOC127922907 gene encoding uncharacterized PPE family protein PPE21-like isoform X2; translation: MLATDNTRFQMLATDNTRFQTLATDNTRFQTLATDNTRFQTLATDNTRFQTLATGNTRFQTLATDNTRFQTLAADYTRFQMLAADYTRFQMLATDNTRFQTLAADNTRFQTLAADYTRFQMLAADYTRFQMLATDNTRFQTLATGNTRFQMLAAGNTRFQTLAAGNTRFQTLATGNTRFQTLATDNTRFQTLAAGNTRFQTLAADNTRFQMLAAGNTRFQTLATDNTRFQTLATDNTRFQTLATGNTRFQMLAAGNTRFQMLAAGNTRFQTLATDNTRFQTLAAGNTRFQTLATGNTRFQTLATGNTRFQTLATDNTRFQTLATDNTRFQTLATGNTRFQTLATGNTRFQTLATGNTRFQTLATGNTRFQTLATGNTRFQTLATDNTRFQTLATGNTRFQTLATDNTRFRTLATGNTRFQTLATGNTRFQTLATGNTRFQTLATGNTRFQTLATDNTRFRTLATGNTRFRTLATDNTRFQTLATDNTRFRTLATGNTRFRTLATGNTRFQAGTKGVIVVL
- the LOC127922907 gene encoding uncharacterized PPE family protein PPE21-like isoform X45, with translation MLAADYTRFQMLATDNTRFQTLAADNTRFQTLAADYTRFQMLAADYTRFQMLATDNTRFQTLATGNTRFQMLAAGNTRFQTLAAGNTRFQTLATGNTRFQTLATDNTRFQTLAAGNTRFQTLAADNTRFQMLAAGNTRFQTLATDNTRFQTLATDNTRFQTLATGNTRFQMLAAGNTRFQMLAAGNTRFQTLATDNTRFQTLAAGNTRFQTLATGNTRFQTLATGNTRFQTLATDNTRFQTLATDNTRFQTLATGNTRFQTLATGNTRFQTLATGNTRFQTLATGNTRFQTLATGNTRFQTLATDNTRFQTLATGNTRFQTLATDNTRFRTLATGNTRFQTLATGNTRFQTLATGNTRFQTLATGNTRFQTLATDNTRFRTLATGNTRFRTLATDNTRFQTLATDNTRFRTLATGNTRFRTLATGNTRFQTLAADYTRFQAGTKGVIVVL
- the LOC127922907 gene encoding uncharacterized PPE family protein PPE21-like isoform X38, translated to MLATDNTRFQMLATDNTRFQTLATDNTRFQTLATDNTRFQTLATDNTRFQTLATGNTRFQTLATDNTRFQTLAADYTRFQMLAADYTRFQMLATDNTRFQTLAADNTRFQTLAADYTRFQMLAADYTRFQMLATDNTRFQTLATGNTRFQMLAAGNTRFQTLAAGNTRFQTLATGNTRFQTLATDNTRFQTLATDNTRFQTLATDNTRFQTLATGNTRFQTLATGNTRFQTLATGNTRFQTLATGNTRFQTLATGNTRFQTLATDNTRFQTLATGNTRFQTLATDNTRFRTLATGNTRFQTLATGNTRFQTLATGNTRFQTLATGNTRFQTLATDNTRFRTLATGNTRFRTLATDNTRFQTLATDNTRFRTLATGNTRFRTLATGNTRFQTLAADYTRFQAGTKGVIVVL
- the LOC127922907 gene encoding uncharacterized PPE family protein PPE21-like isoform X10 is translated as MLATDNTRFQMLATDNTRFQTLATDNTRFQTLATDNTRFQTLATDNTRFQTLATGNTRFQTLATDNTRFQTLAADYTRFQMLAADYTRFQMLATDNTRFQTLAADNTRFQTLAADYTRFQMLAADYTRFQMLATDNTRFQTLATGNTRFQMLAAGNTRFQTLAAGNTRFQTLATGNTRFQTLATDNTRFQTLAAGNTRFQTLAADNTRFQMLAAGNTRFQTLATDNTRFQTLATDNTRFQTLATGNTRFQMLAAGNTRFQMLAAGNTRFQTLATDNTRFQTLAAGNTRFQTLATGNTRFQTLATGNTRFQTLATDNTRFQTLATGNTRFQTLATGNTRFQTLATGNTRFQTLATGNTRFQTLATDNTRFQTLATGNTRFQTLATDNTRFRTLATGNTRFQTLATGNTRFQTLATGNTRFQTLATGNTRFQTLATDNTRFRTLATGNTRFRTLATDNTRFQTLATDNTRFRTLATGNTRFRTLATGNTRFQTLAADYTRFQAGTKGVIVVL
- the LOC127922907 gene encoding uncharacterized PPE family protein PPE21-like isoform X41, which produces MLATDNTRFQMLATDNTRFQTLATDNTRFQTLATDNTRFQTLATDNTRFQTLATGNTRFQTLATDNTRFQTLAADYTRFQMLAADYTRFQMLATDNTRFQTLAADNTRFQTLAADYTRFQMLAADYTRFQMLATDNTRFQTLATGNTRFQMLAAGNTRFQTLAAGNTRFQTLATGNTRFQTLATGNTRFQTLATGNTRFQTLATDNTRFQTLATGNTRFQTLATGNTRFQTLATGNTRFQTLATGNTRFQTLATDNTRFQTLATGNTRFQTLATDNTRFRTLATGNTRFQTLATGNTRFQTLATGNTRFQTLATGNTRFQTLATDNTRFRTLATGNTRFRTLATDNTRFQTLATDNTRFRTLATGNTRFRTLATGNTRFQTLAADYTRFQAGTKGVIVVL
- the LOC127922907 gene encoding uncharacterized PPE family protein PPE21-like isoform X4, yielding MLATDNTRFQMLATDNTRFQTLATDNTRFQTLATDNTRFQTLATDNTRFQTLATGNTRFQTLATDNTRFQTLAADYTRFQMLAADYTRFQMLATDNTRFQTLAADNTRFQTLAADYTRFQMLAADYTRFQMLATDNTRFQTLATGNTRFQMLAAGNTRFQTLAAGNTRFQTLATGNTRFQTLATDNTRFQTLAAGNTRFQTLAADNTRFQMLAAGNTRFQTLATDNTRFQTLATDNTRFQTLATGNTRFQMLAAGNTRFQMLAAGNTRFQTLATDNTRFQTLAAGNTRFQTLATGNTRFQTLATGNTRFQTLATDNTRFQTLATDNTRFQTLATGNTRFQTLATGNTRFQTLATGNTRFQTLATGNTRFQTLATGNTRFQTLATDNTRFQTLATGNTRFQTLATDNTRFRTLATGNTRFQTLATGNTRFQTLATGNTRFQTLATGNTRFRTLATGNTRFRTLATDNTRFQTLATDNTRFRTLATGNTRFRTLATGNTRFQTLAADYTRFQAGTKGVIVVL
- the LOC127922907 gene encoding uncharacterized PPE family protein PPE16-like isoform X40 yields the protein MLATDNTRFQMLATDNTRFQTLATDNTRFQTLATDNTRFQTLATGNTRFQTLATDNTRFQTLAAGNTRFQTLAADNTRFQMLAAGNTRFQTLATDNTRFQTLATDNTRFQTLATGNTRFQMLAAGNTRFQMLAAGNTRFQTLATDNTRFQTLAAGNTRFQTLATGNTRFQTLATGNTRFQTLATDNTRFQTLATDNTRFQTLATGNTRFQTLATGNTRFQTLATGNTRFQTLATGNTRFQTLATGNTRFQTLATDNTRFQTLATGNTRFQTLATDNTRFRTLATGNTRFQTLATGNTRFQTLATGNTRFQTLATGNTRFQTLATDNTRFRTLATGNTRFRTLATDNTRFQTLATDNTRFRTLATGNTRFRTLATGNTRFQTLAADYTRFQAGTKGVIVVL
- the LOC127922907 gene encoding uncharacterized PPE family protein PPE21-like isoform X28, which codes for MLATDNTRFQMLATDNTRFQTLATDNTRFQTLATDNTRFQTLATDNTRFQTLATGNTRFQTLATDNTRFQTLAADYTRFQMLAADYTRFQMLATDNTRFQTLAADNTRFQTLAADYTRFQMLAADYTRFQMLATDNTRFQTLATGNTRFQMLAAGNTRFQTLAAGNTRFQTLATGNTRFQTLATDNTRFQTLAAGNTRFQTLAADNTRFQMLAAGNTRFQTLATDNTRFQTLATDNTRFQTLATGNTRFQMLAAGNTRFQMLAAGNTRFQTLATDNTRFQTLAAGNTRFQTLATGNTRFQTLATGNTRFQTLATDNTRFQTLATDNTRFQTLATGNTRFQTLATGNTRFQTLATGNTRFQTLATGNTRFRTLATGNTRFQTLATGNTRFQTLATGNTRFRTLATGNTRFRTLATDNTRFQTLATDNTRFRTLATGNTRFRTLATGNTRFQTLAADYTRFQAGTKGVIVVL
- the LOC127922907 gene encoding uncharacterized PPE family protein PPE21-like isoform X30; translated protein: MLATDNTRFQMLATDNTRFQTLATDNTRFQTLATDNTRFQTLATDNTRFQTLATGNTRFQTLATDNTRFQTLAADYTRFQMLAADYTRFQMLATDNTRFQTLAADNTRFQTLAADYTRFQMLAADYTRFQMLATDNTRFQTLATGNTRFQMLAAGNTRFQTLAAGNTRFQTLATGNTRFQTLATDNTRFQTLAAGNTRFQTLAADNTRFQMLAAGNTRFQTLATDNTRFQTLATDNTRFQTLATGNTRFQMLAAGNTRFQMLAAGNTRFQTLATDNTRFQTLAAGNTRFQTLATGNTRFQTLATGNTRFQTLATDNTRFQTLATDNTRFQTLATGNTRFQTLATGNTRFQTLATGNTRFQTLATGNTRFQTLATGNTRFRTLATGNTRFQTLATGNTRFRTLATDNTRFQTLATDNTRFRTLATGNTRFRTLATGNTRFQTLAADYTRFQAGTKGVIVVL
- the LOC127922907 gene encoding uncharacterized PPE family protein PPE21-like isoform X16, whose protein sequence is MLATDNTRFQMLATDNTRFQTLATDNTRFQTLATDNTRFQTLATDNTRFQTLATGNTRFQTLATDNTRFQTLAADYTRFQMLAADYTRFQMLATDNTRFQTLAADNTRFQTLAADYTRFQMLAADYTRFQMLATDNTRFQTLATGNTRFQMLAAGNTRFQTLAAGNTRFQTLATGNTRFQTLATDNTRFQTLATDNTRFQTLATDNTRFQTLATGNTRFQMLAAGNTRFQMLAAGNTRFQTLATDNTRFQTLAAGNTRFQTLATGNTRFQTLATGNTRFQTLATDNTRFQTLATDNTRFQTLATGNTRFQTLATGNTRFQTLATGNTRFQTLATGNTRFQTLATGNTRFQTLATDNTRFQTLATGNTRFQTLATDNTRFRTLATGNTRFQTLATGNTRFQTLATGNTRFQTLATGNTRFQTLATDNTRFRTLATGNTRFRTLATDNTRFQTLATDNTRFRTLATGNTRFRTLATGNTRFQTLAADYTRFQAGTKGVIVVL